Proteins encoded together in one Coffea arabica cultivar ET-39 chromosome 2c, Coffea Arabica ET-39 HiFi, whole genome shotgun sequence window:
- the LOC113727256 gene encoding cytochrome P450 87A3-like, producing MLFACAIIALIILLFSHWVYRWRNPKCNGALPPGSMGLPIIGETIQYFTPYAKDDVPQFLQKRVSRYGPIFRTSLVGQPVIVSTDPEVNYHVFQQEGNAFRCSYTESVFRIIGKQSLVVHHGEFHKYLKNLILKLVSPEALREKLIYEMDGNTQKCLSSWSKLGKIDAKDGTAELVFKLAAKKILDYEESKAQKKLRDSYKAFMDGFISFPLNIPGTAFHACLQGRKKAMKVIKNTFEMRRSCNDATKVFVDHLLKEVEKEDTFLNEEIAMDLVFLLLFASHETTTTAMTLAMRFLNDHPAVLAELKREHENILKMRETEDSGVSWKEYKSMIFTHMVINETVRLANIAPGIFRKVVKEVEIKGYTFPAGWTLMVCPSSVHLDPNRYNDPLEFNPWRWEGQELHAGSKSFMAFGGGTRLCVGADFAKLQMAIFLHYLVTKYTWTVIHGGETIRKPGLLFPSGLHIEISENE from the exons ATGTTGTTTGCTTGTGCTATTATTGCTCTTATTATTCTGCTTTTTAGCCACTGGGTATATAGGTGGAGAAACCCCAAGTGTAACGGGGCATTACCACCAGGTTCGATGGGACTACCAATTATAGGAGAAACAATTCAGTACTTCACCCCTTATGCAAAAGATGATGTTCCACAATTCTTGCAAAAAAGAGTGTCTAG GTACGGGCCAATTTTTCGCACGAGTTTAGTTGGGCAGCCAGTCATTGTATCAACTGATCCTGAAGTCAACTACCATGTCTTCCAGCAAGAAGGTAATGCTTTCCGGTGCTCGTATACTGAGAGTGTCTTCCGGATAATTGGGAAACAAAGTTTAGTTGTCCATCATGGAGAGTTCCACAAGTACCTCAAGAACTTAATCTTGAAGCTTGTTAGCCCCGAAGCCTTAAGAGAGAAGCTAATATATGAAATGGATGGCAACACTCAAAAATGTCTAAGTTCTTGGAGTAAACTTGGAAAAATAGATGCTAAAGATGGAACTGCGGAG TTGGTATTTAAGCTTGCTGCCAAGAAGATACTTGACTATGAAGAAAGCAAGGCTCAGAAAAAATTGCGAGACAGTTATAAGGCATTCATGGATGGCTTTATCTCATTTCCTCTCAACATCCCTGGAACAGCATTCCATGCTTGCTTACAA GGACGTAAGAAAGCAATGAAGGTCATCAAGAACACCTTTGAGATGAGGCGCTCATGCAATGACGCTACGAAAGTCTTTGTGGACCATTTACTTAAGGAAGTAGAGAAAGAGGACACTTttttgaatgaagaaattgcGATGGACTTGGTATTTTTGCTTCTATTTGCTTCCCATGAGACAACTACAACTGCAATGACTTTGGCCATGAGGTTTCTAAATGACCATCCAGCAGTTTTAGCTGAACTAAAG AGAGAGCATGAAAATATTCTTAAAATGCGAGAAACTGAAGATTCTGGTGTTTCATGGAAAGAGTACAAGTCTATGATTTTCACACACATG GTTATAAATGAAACAGTTAGGCTTGCAAATATTGCCCCTGGGATTTTTCGCAAAGTGGTCAAGGAAGTTGAAATAAAAG GGTATACATTTCCTGCTGGTTGGACGCTAATGGTTTGTCCATCATCTGTTCATTTGGACCCTAATCGATACAACGACCCCCTTGAATTTAACCCATGGCGATGGGAG GGCCAAGAATTACATGCGGGATCGAAAAGTTTCATGGCATTTGGTGGTGGTACGAGGCTTTGTGTTGGTGCTGACTTTGCAAAGTTGCAGATGGCAATTTTTCTGCATTATTTGGTCACAAAATACAC CTGGACAGTTATCCACGGAGGAGAGACAATCCGGAAACCTGGTCTTCTTTTCCCCAGTGGATTGCATATCGAGATTTCAGAGAACGAATAG